In the genome of Devosia rhizoryzae, the window TTACGGGTGAGATCCGAGGTGGCGCGGTTTGACTTGGCCAGGGCACAGAGACGCACGGTCAACGCATCCAGCTCCGCCGCCATCTCGTAGTCGATGATTTCGAGTTTGGCTTTGCGTTCGAGCTCGTCCAGCGTTTCGGTGCGGCCGGTGAAATCCTCGTAAAGCCTGGTGAGTGGCGCTTCGGCTTCCGGGTTGGTCAGGAGCTGCGCCACCGCATTGGCGAACTCGTAGCCGGTCGTGCCATCGACGCCCCAATCGGCGCGGAGCGGCTCGTCGTCGGCGAGGATTTTTTCGACGACAAGGTAGATCGGGCGGGGGCATTTCTCGCGTAGCCGGAGCGCATAGCCCTTGGGATCGTAGAGGCCGTCGATGTGGTCGATCCGCAGGCCGTCCACGAGGCCTTCCTCGACCAATTGGAAGATCAGGCGATGGGCGTGATCGAAGACGGCTTCATCTTCGATGCGGATGGCGCCAAGGTCGGAGACGATGAAGAAGCGGCGATAATTGATGTCGTCGGCCGCGACCGAATAGCGGGCGGCGCGCCAGTTTTGGCGCTCGATCAGCTTGGCGAAGTCTTCGCGGCCTTCTGCGCTGTTGAAGTGAGCAACGATCGTTTCGAGTTCGGCTGCGTCGGCTTCTGCAAGCCTTGCCTTCAAGCCCTCGGCCTCTTGGCTGCCCATCATGCCGTCGATCGCGGTGGCGAGCGTTTGCAGCGTGGTCTCGCCGTGCTGCAGGATGTCGCCATAGCTGCGCGGGTCGATCGGAAGCTTGTGGCTGTCTTCGGCCCAGGCGGCGAAGCTGCCGGCGGCTTTGTCGAAATTCAGCGCCAGGCGTCCCGTCTCCAGCGCTTCGCCAAAGGCGCAGCCGAGGAAAGGAACGAGGACCTTGTTGTTGAGCGACGGTTCGGAGGGCGCCCAGTTGACGTCGAACCAGGTGGCATACTGGCTGTCGCGGCCCCATTCGAGAAGGTCGAGCCAGTAGGGATTGTCGGCGCCGCCGACGCCCATATGATTGGGCACGATATCGAGAATGATGCCGATGCCATGCTGCTTGAGCTTCCCGGCCATGCGGCGGAAGTCTTCGACGCTGCCGAGCTCGGGATTTATGATCGTGTGATCGACGGTGTCATAGCCATGGGTGCTGCCTGCGCGCGCCTTGAGGATCGGCGATAGGTATGCATGACTGATACCGAGCTTGCCCAGAAAATCGGCGATCTGCTCCACATGAGCGAAGGTGAAATCCTTGTTGAGCTGGAGACGGTAGCTGGCGCGCGGCTGAGGCTTAGGCATAGGGCGTCCTGAGAGGGGTGGGCGCCTCGTTAATTCGACGCCGTTCCGTCGGTTCCCGAGCCGCTGGTTTGACCAGGCCTTGGCCAGAGCTTATAGAGCGCCCATATCAAACCGGTCCCGCGACGCCATCCGCGTCGGCACTGAGATTCTTGCAGTTTCCATGTCCATGATAAACGTTGCCGAGGCTGCGCCCCGGTCCACAGCCGAGCCGTTTCGTTTGCGTCGCACCTTTGCGATCATCTCGCACCCTGACGCCGGCAAGACGACGCTGACCGAGCGCTTGCTCGCCGCGGCTGGCGCCATCCAGCAGGCCGGCGCCGTGCGCGGCAAGGCAGGGCAGCGTTCGACCCGTTCGGACTGGATGGAAATGGAGCAGCAGCGCGGCATTTCCATCACCTCCTCAGTAATGACCTTTGATTATGACGGGCTGACGCTCAACCTCCTTGATACGCCGGGCCACTCGGACTTTTCCGAGGACACGTATCGTACGCTAACGGCGGTGGACGCGGCGATCATGGTGATCGACGCGGCCAAGGGTATCGAGTCGCAGACGCTGAAGCTTTTCGAGGTCTGCCGCCTGCGCGACATTCCGATCATCACCTTCATCAACAAGGTGGATCGCGAGGGCCTGGCGCCGCTCGACCTGATCGATGAAATCCAGAGCAAGCTGGCGCTCGACCTGACGCCGGTGCTTTGGCCCATCGGGCAGGGGGTGGATTTTTCCGGCTATATGGACCTCATCGAAAAGCGGGTGGTGACGCCGCAGGGCAAGACGCTGGCCGAGTTCGAGGCGCTGGAAGACCTGCTCGATGTGTCCGAGCTTGCCGACAATCCGGTATTTATGACGGCGCTCGAAACGCTGGAAATGGCGCAGGCCATGTTGCCGGAATTCGACCTCGAGACTTTCCATCAGGGCCATCTCAGCCCCGTGCTGTTCGGCTCGGCGCTGAAGGGCGTATCGGTGGCCGAGCTGCTGCGCACGCTTGGCGACTGGGGTCCGGAGCCGCGGCCGCAGCCGGCTTTGCCGGCTCCGATCGCACCGGAGGAGAAGAAGGTTACGGGCTTCGTCTTCAAGGTCCAGGCGAACATGGACGCCAATCACCGTGACCGCATTGCCTTCGTGCGGCTTTGCTCGGGCACGTTCGAGCGTGGCATGCGGCTCAAGAATGTGCGCTCGGGCAAGGACATGGCGGTCTCGAACCCGATGTTCTTTTTCGGCAATAATCGCGAACTGGCCGAGGAAGCTGTGGCTGGTGACATTGTCGGCATTCCCAATCACGGCACGCTCTCGGTGGGCGATACGTTGACGGAAGGCGCCAACATCAATGTGACGGGCATCCCCAACTTTGCGCCGGAAATCATCCGGCGCGTGCGGCTGACCGATCACATGAAGACCAAACAGATGAGCAAGGCGCTGTCCGACCTTGCTGAAGAGGGCGTGACCCAGGTGTTCCGGCGCATGGTGGGCGCGGACTGGATCGTGGGCGTCGTTGGTCAGCTGCAGCTCGAGGTTCTGGCGTCGCGCGTTGCCAAGGAATATGGCGTACCGATCACCTTCGAGACGCTGGGCTATGAAGTGGCGCGTTGGGTCGAGAGTGACGATCCGGAGGAACTGAAGCGCTTCATTGCGGCGCAGAAGGTCAATATGGCCGAGGACCGGACCGAGGCTCCGGTGTTTCTGGCGCAGAATGCGTGGTGGGCAGACCGGGCGAAGCAGGACTGGCCCAAGATCCGCTTCTTGACGACCAAGGAACGGCATTGAGCACGCCTGATCGCATTGGCGAGTTCGTGGAGGCGGTGCGCGCGGCATTTGCCGACGGGTCGCTGATAAAGCTCAAGCTTGGCGGCTATCATGGTGCGGAAGCCGATCTTAAATCGGCTGAAGCGCGCAAGGTGCCTATCAAGGCCGGCGAGCGCTTGAGCTTTGTGTTTCGCTACAAGACGCAGGACATCACCAAGAACCTGACGATTGACGAAGCGGCATCTCTTCTATCCTCGGACCTCGCTAACGCCTGGCGCAGCGCTCGGCTGGAGACGACAAGTTTTGACCTGCAGTTCGAGCGGCAGGGTGACAAGCTGCGGCTAAAGCGCACCGAGGTCGAGGGCCGGGAGGCTGTCGAAGCCACCCATGACCGTGCCAAGAACCGAGCCCTGACCGACACGGCCAAGCCGTGGCTGCATGCGCTGGGTATCACTGGCAAGGACGGGGCGGTTCGCAGCAATGCGCAGGATAAGTTTCGGCAGATCAACAAGATGGTCGAGATCTTTGCGCCTTTGATTCAGGCGATCAAGGCAGAAAAGCCGCGCGTGCTCGATATGGGCGCGGGCAAGGGGTATCTCGATTTTGCCCTTGCGGATCATCTTGGCGGCAAAGTCGAGCTGGTAGGCGTGGAGCTGCGTCCGGCTCTGGTTGAGGACGGGAACCGGCTGGCGTCGCAAAGTGGCTTTGACGATCTTCGTTTCGTCCCCGGCTCGATCCTCGACTATGATGCCAGTGGCGCGGACGCGGTGATTGCGCTCCATGCCTGCGATACGGCAACGGACGACGCGATTTTCCAGGGCATCAAGGCCGGGGCGGAGCTGATCGCGGTCGCTCCCTGCTGCCATAAGCAGAT includes:
- a CDS encoding class I SAM-dependent methyltransferase; this encodes MSTPDRIGEFVEAVRAAFADGSLIKLKLGGYHGAEADLKSAEARKVPIKAGERLSFVFRYKTQDITKNLTIDEAASLLSSDLANAWRSARLETTSFDLQFERQGDKLRLKRTEVEGREAVEATHDRAKNRALTDTAKPWLHALGITGKDGAVRSNAQDKFRQINKMVEIFAPLIQAIKAEKPRVLDMGAGKGYLDFALADHLGGKVELVGVELRPALVEDGNRLASQSGFDDLRFVPGSILDYDASGADAVIALHACDTATDDAIFQGIKAGAELIAVAPCCHKQIRRQIEAGQPADDLDFLLRHGTFLEKQAEMVTDGLRALLLEASGYRTKVFEFVSDAHTPKNNLIVAQKAGAGSRQAALDKIAAVKTLFGIDRHYLEGLLGL
- a CDS encoding peptide chain release factor 3; the encoded protein is MSMINVAEAAPRSTAEPFRLRRTFAIISHPDAGKTTLTERLLAAAGAIQQAGAVRGKAGQRSTRSDWMEMEQQRGISITSSVMTFDYDGLTLNLLDTPGHSDFSEDTYRTLTAVDAAIMVIDAAKGIESQTLKLFEVCRLRDIPIITFINKVDREGLAPLDLIDEIQSKLALDLTPVLWPIGQGVDFSGYMDLIEKRVVTPQGKTLAEFEALEDLLDVSELADNPVFMTALETLEMAQAMLPEFDLETFHQGHLSPVLFGSALKGVSVAELLRTLGDWGPEPRPQPALPAPIAPEEKKVTGFVFKVQANMDANHRDRIAFVRLCSGTFERGMRLKNVRSGKDMAVSNPMFFFGNNRELAEEAVAGDIVGIPNHGTLSVGDTLTEGANINVTGIPNFAPEIIRRVRLTDHMKTKQMSKALSDLAEEGVTQVFRRMVGADWIVGVVGQLQLEVLASRVAKEYGVPITFETLGYEVARWVESDDPEELKRFIAAQKVNMAEDRTEAPVFLAQNAWWADRAKQDWPKIRFLTTKERH